A genomic window from Candidatus Pelagisphaera phototrophica includes:
- the ovoA gene encoding 5-histidylcysteine sulfoxide synthase: protein MADTATKELRKPFTVLLNEGDPEAKREEIRQYFHETFDAYEILFETLSNDEAFYRRADPLRHPLIFYYGHTATFFLNKLLLGKFLTQRVNPKFESTFAIGVDEMSWDDLNEAHYDWPAVKEVSEYRNQIRTVIDKLIDETPLALPVDWDSLYWVIMMGIEHERIHLETSSVLIRQLPAELLDATSAAWQICDKIEGVAPQNELLAVSGGTVKLGKSQQDSLYGWDNEYGQFTAQIADFKASKFLVSNQEFLEFVEAGGYQKEGYWTPEGWSWVQFKEPTCPLFWVPQADGSFRFRAMLEEIEMPWSWPAETNYLEAKAFCNWKTSTTGEPIRLPTEEEWYRLLDYTETPDAPEWEKTPGNLNLEDAASSVPVDRYAFGKGFYDVLGNVWQHTETPIRGFPGFEVHPLYDDFSTPTFDTKHNLIKGGSWISTGNEIIRDSRYAFRRHFYQHAGFRYILSDAPVEIPDDSYETDPEVIHYCELHYGSDYFNVENYPEKLAQVALNHVQGRNKNKALNIGCKTGRTAFELGVEFESVTATDFSARMIRIGVDLKEKGYTQYTLPEEGEIVSFHQKNLQELGLDRSRENVEFMQADISNMKNLFSGYDLILVDTSLEKAYNPKKFLDSVHTRLNANGILIIASNYDWKSERTDRDQWLGGFKVNGENTTTLDSLQSILSPHFKQSDKPIDIQQVLRKHRRSFDHNIVQVTVWEKQS, encoded by the coding sequence ATGGCAGACACGGCTACTAAGGAACTTCGCAAACCCTTCACCGTCCTCCTCAACGAGGGAGACCCAGAAGCGAAGCGAGAAGAAATACGGCAGTACTTCCATGAAACGTTCGACGCCTACGAAATTCTTTTCGAGACATTGTCTAACGACGAGGCTTTTTACCGTCGTGCGGACCCCTTACGACACCCCTTGATTTTCTACTACGGGCACACAGCGACCTTTTTCCTGAACAAGCTACTTCTCGGCAAATTTCTCACCCAGCGAGTCAATCCGAAGTTCGAGTCCACTTTCGCAATTGGAGTCGATGAAATGTCGTGGGACGACTTGAACGAGGCCCACTATGATTGGCCGGCGGTCAAGGAGGTGAGCGAGTACCGAAATCAAATTCGCACGGTCATCGACAAGCTGATTGACGAAACGCCCCTCGCCCTCCCCGTAGACTGGGACAGTCTATACTGGGTCATCATGATGGGGATTGAGCATGAACGCATCCACCTCGAGACCAGTTCGGTGCTCATCCGCCAACTTCCGGCTGAATTGCTCGATGCGACGAGTGCTGCCTGGCAAATTTGCGACAAAATCGAGGGCGTGGCGCCGCAAAACGAATTACTGGCCGTTTCCGGAGGAACGGTTAAACTTGGAAAGTCTCAACAAGACAGTTTATATGGATGGGATAACGAGTACGGGCAGTTCACTGCCCAGATTGCGGACTTCAAAGCGTCAAAGTTCCTCGTTTCCAACCAAGAATTTTTAGAGTTCGTCGAAGCCGGCGGCTACCAAAAGGAGGGTTACTGGACTCCTGAAGGCTGGAGTTGGGTCCAGTTTAAAGAGCCAACCTGTCCATTGTTCTGGGTGCCGCAGGCAGACGGCTCATTTCGTTTTCGGGCCATGCTCGAAGAAATAGAAATGCCATGGTCCTGGCCCGCCGAAACTAACTACCTCGAGGCGAAAGCGTTCTGTAATTGGAAGACTTCGACAACTGGCGAGCCGATTCGACTTCCAACAGAGGAAGAGTGGTACCGTCTCCTCGACTACACGGAAACTCCAGATGCCCCAGAATGGGAAAAAACACCTGGTAACCTCAACTTGGAGGACGCCGCATCGTCGGTTCCGGTTGACCGCTACGCATTTGGCAAAGGCTTTTACGATGTCCTTGGCAACGTTTGGCAGCATACCGAAACCCCTATTCGCGGTTTTCCAGGATTCGAGGTCCACCCTCTCTATGACGACTTCTCCACCCCAACATTTGATACGAAACACAACCTGATAAAAGGAGGTTCGTGGATCTCAACAGGTAACGAAATTATCCGAGACTCACGCTACGCCTTCCGACGCCATTTCTATCAACATGCGGGCTTTCGCTATATTTTGTCGGATGCACCGGTGGAAATTCCGGACGACAGTTACGAAACGGATCCTGAGGTTATTCACTACTGCGAGCTTCATTACGGCTCTGACTATTTCAACGTTGAGAACTATCCTGAAAAACTGGCCCAAGTCGCTCTCAATCACGTTCAGGGCCGCAACAAGAATAAGGCCCTAAACATCGGTTGCAAAACGGGTCGAACGGCTTTTGAACTCGGCGTCGAATTCGAGAGCGTTACCGCGACCGACTTTTCCGCTCGCATGATAAGAATCGGCGTCGACCTCAAGGAAAAGGGATACACCCAATATACGCTTCCCGAGGAAGGTGAGATCGTCTCTTTCCATCAGAAAAACCTTCAGGAACTCGGCCTTGATCGTTCGCGAGAAAATGTTGAATTCATGCAAGCGGATATTTCCAATATGAAAAATCTGTTTTCTGGATACGACCTCATCTTAGTGGATACTTCGTTAGAGAAGGCATACAACCCGAAAAAGTTTCTTGATTCCGTCCATACTCGTCTCAATGCCAACGGCATCTTAATTATCGCTTCTAATTACGACTGGAAGAGCGAACGTACGGATAGAGACCAATGGCTAGGCGGCTTTAAGGTTAATGGTGAAAACACCACAACTCTCGACAGCCTGCAGTCGATCCTCTCCCCTCATTTCAAACAAAGCGATAAGCCAATCGACATTCAGCAAGTATTACGCAAGCACAGGCGGTCTTTCGATCACAATATCGTCCAAGTCACTGTCTGGGAAAAACAGAGCTAA
- a CDS encoding RNA polymerase sigma factor, producing MMLATIAVDFGRARILSGLNNSGYGESVSLAKSKNASKLRSVYKSELDHFMRDYSASEDEDLVRASLDGNLNAFDEVVRRHQSMITRCLYRFCPYQADLEDLVQETFVKAFRKLESWQATAPFENWLRKIAYNTGYDYFRKNSRNPASISVNHSEETDYVLETLSEGIDQRRSYEMTEQAQKVLALLQSEDRLLLTLQYLEELPLAEIAAQMGWGLSKTKVKSFRARKKLKKLLINNGIAQETDQSHLG from the coding sequence ATGATGCTAGCTACAATAGCGGTAGATTTTGGAAGAGCCCGTATTCTATCGGGTTTAAATAATAGTGGCTACGGTGAATCGGTTTCTCTCGCCAAGTCGAAAAATGCATCCAAGCTACGAAGTGTTTATAAATCGGAGTTGGATCACTTTATGCGTGATTATAGTGCTTCAGAAGATGAAGACCTTGTCAGAGCCTCGCTCGATGGTAACTTAAATGCTTTCGATGAGGTTGTCCGACGCCACCAGTCAATGATCACCCGTTGTCTTTACCGGTTTTGTCCCTATCAGGCAGACTTGGAAGACCTCGTCCAGGAAACCTTTGTTAAAGCCTTTCGTAAGCTGGAGTCATGGCAGGCGACGGCCCCCTTCGAGAATTGGCTAAGGAAGATAGCGTACAATACGGGCTACGACTACTTTCGTAAAAATTCGCGCAACCCTGCTTCGATATCGGTCAATCACTCTGAAGAAACCGACTACGTGTTGGAGACGCTTTCTGAGGGTATCGATCAGAGGCGTTCGTACGAAATGACGGAGCAAGCTCAGAAAGTCCTGGCCCTGCTGCAAAGCGAGGATCGCCTTCTCCTGACGCTTCAGTACCTAGAAGAGTTACCTTTAGCGGAAATTGCGGCCCAAATGGGCTGGGGTTTGTCGAAAACTAAGGTGAAGAGCTTCCGCGCCCGTAAGAAACTAAAAAAATTATTGATAAACAATGGAATCGCACAGGAAACAGACCAGTCCCACCTGGGATGA
- a CDS encoding NUDIX hydrolase, producing the protein MQEDIFDIVDEFDNVIGQRPRSEVHTEGLRHRAVHILVFNDENEIFMQKRSAKKDTWPGAWDGSCTGHVDTGEAYREAAYRELMEELGWQPTNELEFLFKLNPCEETGQEFIEVYRVQGSGPFRLNMDEIEVGEWMDLNNLIQRVGFTPKRFTSSFRLVLERLRALALIRV; encoded by the coding sequence ATGCAAGAAGATATTTTCGACATCGTAGATGAATTTGATAACGTGATCGGTCAGCGACCGAGAAGTGAAGTTCACACTGAAGGGTTGCGACACCGGGCGGTGCATATACTCGTGTTTAATGACGAGAACGAAATCTTCATGCAAAAGCGTTCTGCCAAAAAGGATACTTGGCCAGGCGCTTGGGACGGGTCGTGCACAGGACATGTGGATACAGGTGAAGCGTATCGGGAAGCGGCTTACCGAGAACTGATGGAAGAGCTTGGATGGCAGCCCACCAACGAACTGGAGTTTCTTTTCAAGCTGAATCCTTGCGAAGAAACCGGCCAGGAGTTCATCGAGGTGTATCGGGTGCAAGGCAGTGGACCCTTCCGGCTCAACATGGATGAAATTGAGGTAGGTGAATGGATGGACTTAAACAATCTGATCCAGAGGGTCGGGTTTACTCCGAAGCGGTTTACCAGTTCCTTTCGCCTCGTTCTCGAACGATTGCGGGCGTTGGCGTTGATCAGGGTTTAA
- a CDS encoding glycerophosphodiester phosphodiesterase family protein, translating into MPSRSGIPLVIAHRGYTAVAPENTLAAFRLGWESGADGVECDVHLTADGQVVCIHDYDTKRVSEQNRVVATTAWDDLRGLDVGGWKGKEWAGEPIPLLEEAMQASPSSLIWVVEIKCGPEIVEPLLDAIDAGGHDWRRVIVISFIQESLAELKAQRPSVAAYWLSYLDEQPDGSFRPSIGEIIGTVKSLQLEGFGGQSGRGVSAELVSALKDWGMELNVWTVDEPKEARRMRDIGVNSVTTNDPRLILEDL; encoded by the coding sequence GTGCCTAGCCGCTCAGGAATTCCGCTGGTCATCGCCCATCGGGGGTATACTGCGGTTGCTCCTGAAAACACTCTGGCCGCTTTCAGACTGGGGTGGGAATCGGGGGCAGATGGTGTTGAGTGCGATGTCCATTTAACCGCTGACGGTCAAGTGGTCTGTATACACGATTACGATACGAAAAGGGTTTCAGAACAAAACCGGGTTGTCGCTACAACAGCCTGGGATGATCTCAGGGGCTTGGATGTCGGTGGCTGGAAAGGCAAGGAATGGGCAGGTGAGCCCATTCCGCTGCTTGAGGAAGCGATGCAAGCAAGCCCGTCCTCATTGATTTGGGTCGTTGAAATCAAGTGCGGACCAGAAATTGTGGAGCCACTTCTCGATGCGATAGATGCGGGCGGTCACGATTGGAGACGTGTCATCGTAATCTCTTTCATTCAAGAATCTCTGGCTGAATTGAAGGCACAAAGGCCCAGTGTTGCCGCCTACTGGCTGTCTTATCTAGACGAACAGCCCGATGGTAGTTTCAGGCCTTCTATTGGGGAGATTATTGGAACCGTGAAATCGCTGCAGCTAGAAGGGTTTGGCGGCCAATCGGGAAGAGGCGTTTCTGCTGAACTAGTTTCAGCTTTAAAGGATTGGGGTATGGAACTAAATGTCTGGACCGTCGACGAACCCAAAGAGGCGCGCCGCATGCGAGACATCGGAGTAAACTCGGTGACGACGAACGATCCCAGATTAATTCTGGAGGATCTCTGA
- a CDS encoding PQQ-binding-like beta-propeller repeat protein, with amino-acid sequence MNTLTQLSTQKSITTLVSALAFVTTSFASSNDSWPTWRGTSLTGVVEGAKPPVNWSETENVKWKTEIPGSGLATPVIWKNQIFLVTAISKGVATSPAPNQVNKDQQPAGGPSQSGPGGGGGFNREEILKRFDKDGDGQLNDEERKAMRASFGGSGRGQTERRAGVGRPNRGGSRGGGHPTPQQEHEFNVMAIDRSSGEVLWSRTSSSQTPHEGHHATNGFASASPVTDGEHLWVSFGSRGIYCYSLDGVKVWETDLGDIRSRMGFGEAVQPALAGNHLLLTWDQEDQSYIVALDKGTGEEVWRKERDERTSWTTPVIVEVDGMQQAIIAGSNKTRAYNPENGDIIWEASGLTSNVIPTPVIGKGIVYVASGYQGRAVQAIKLSSKGDVSGTDNIIWSASHSAPYVASPLLSKNRLYMNKGNDAYFTCFNASTGEVLYQDESLEGIRGVYASPIAANGHIYIAGKEGATVVIKDSDTFEIVSVNTLDDPIDASPVIVGDQMFIRSHTHLYCLSNES; translated from the coding sequence ATGAACACACTTACCCAACTATCTACCCAGAAATCTATCACCACACTCGTTTCCGCACTTGCTTTTGTGACGACTTCTTTTGCGTCCTCTAATGACTCTTGGCCCACTTGGAGAGGAACTTCTCTGACCGGAGTGGTTGAAGGGGCCAAGCCACCGGTCAATTGGAGCGAAACGGAAAATGTGAAGTGGAAAACCGAGATCCCAGGATCCGGCCTGGCGACACCTGTGATTTGGAAGAACCAGATCTTCCTGGTCACTGCAATTTCTAAAGGAGTGGCGACCTCCCCTGCTCCCAACCAAGTCAACAAAGATCAGCAACCCGCGGGAGGACCCAGTCAAAGTGGACCCGGTGGCGGAGGCGGATTCAATCGAGAGGAAATCTTGAAACGATTTGATAAGGACGGGGACGGCCAGCTTAACGATGAAGAGCGCAAGGCAATGCGAGCCAGTTTTGGCGGTAGCGGAAGAGGTCAAACTGAACGCCGCGCCGGAGTTGGGAGACCCAATCGTGGCGGATCACGTGGAGGCGGTCACCCTACGCCTCAACAGGAGCATGAGTTCAATGTAATGGCTATTGATCGCTCTTCCGGAGAAGTACTCTGGAGCAGAACATCTAGTTCTCAGACCCCTCATGAAGGCCATCACGCGACTAACGGATTTGCTTCCGCCTCTCCCGTTACCGACGGCGAGCATCTTTGGGTCTCCTTCGGCTCAAGAGGCATCTACTGCTACAGCCTTGACGGTGTTAAAGTATGGGAAACTGATCTAGGAGACATCCGATCCAGGATGGGATTCGGTGAGGCAGTTCAGCCGGCACTCGCGGGGAACCACCTCCTCCTTACATGGGACCAAGAAGACCAGTCTTACATTGTCGCTCTCGACAAGGGCACAGGCGAAGAGGTCTGGCGGAAAGAGAGGGACGAGCGAACGTCCTGGACCACTCCCGTGATCGTCGAGGTCGATGGCATGCAACAGGCTATCATTGCGGGATCGAATAAAACACGTGCCTACAATCCTGAAAATGGAGATATCATCTGGGAAGCCAGCGGGCTCACCAGTAACGTGATTCCCACTCCCGTAATTGGAAAGGGCATCGTGTACGTAGCCAGCGGATACCAAGGCCGAGCCGTCCAAGCGATAAAGCTGTCCTCCAAAGGAGACGTTTCAGGAACGGACAACATTATTTGGAGCGCCTCTCACAGTGCACCCTATGTCGCCTCGCCCTTACTGTCGAAGAACCGCCTTTACATGAACAAGGGCAATGATGCCTACTTCACCTGCTTTAACGCTTCAACAGGTGAGGTGCTGTACCAAGACGAGTCACTGGAAGGCATACGTGGCGTGTACGCCTCGCCCATTGCTGCGAACGGACATATCTACATCGCGGGAAAAGAGGGGGCCACGGTCGTCATCAAGGATTCGGATACCTTTGAAATTGTGTCTGTAAACACGCTCGACGACCCCATCGATGCCTCACCTGTCATCGTTGGCGACCAAATGTTCATCCGTAGCCACACCCATCTGTATTGCCTCTCCAACGAGAGCTGA